In Fluviispira sanaruensis, a genomic segment contains:
- a CDS encoding chemotaxis protein CheA has protein sequence MSNNSELNIFVSTFLEEARDNLELWEKTCLDLEKNPSQELFATLFRLAHNLKGSARSVGLETFGSFIHKVEDIISLLRDGQREFNIEFISLFFKCHTILDNWCEELHKDLNYTPKDLCEFEDYIRQFNPSMSENKTEDQSFGVFTEEAQPDKVEIKKIAEPITKINSSNKIDTIRIPINKIETIMNHISELCSNHSIIFHCKNNNKYNSNSFNNAVNICKKIIKELQSNVFSLRMVPLTSIFQRLERTAVSLAIQQNKKIEIIMDGSHIEIDKIIIEKIMDPLVHVIRNAVDHAIEHEEERIKKSKPLISSIKISAMQNTSHVIITITDDGRGINAKNVFQKAVQKNMVAENAKLSEQEIYQFLFSPGFSTAEKITEVSGRGVGLDVVKQVLHEIGGHVNIQSQVDIGSKFEFHLPSNLSIIETLIIKTDNLNYVIPISEIEEVLDLSKFKIDNVTNSERMLFLRDTPVIIKNLNSYLLNHNKEESDIKISHNSAVLIEFNKQLYAFEIDHIIGIESIVFKKKSEKLNEIKFFTGSAVLPNGEPAFILSLKELISQLVLPNISIIHNEIFENKI, from the coding sequence ATGAGCAATAACAGTGAATTAAACATTTTTGTCAGTACATTCTTAGAAGAGGCGCGTGACAACCTTGAGCTTTGGGAAAAGACATGCCTTGACTTGGAAAAAAATCCTTCCCAAGAATTATTTGCGACTTTATTTCGCTTAGCGCACAATTTAAAAGGTTCTGCACGATCAGTAGGTCTTGAAACCTTTGGATCTTTCATCCATAAAGTAGAAGATATTATTTCACTTCTTCGCGATGGGCAAAGAGAGTTTAATATCGAATTCATAAGTTTATTCTTTAAATGTCATACCATTTTAGATAACTGGTGTGAAGAATTACATAAAGATTTAAATTATACGCCAAAAGATTTATGTGAATTCGAAGACTATATACGTCAATTTAATCCCTCCATGAGTGAAAATAAGACTGAAGATCAAAGTTTTGGTGTTTTTACTGAAGAAGCACAACCAGACAAAGTCGAAATTAAAAAAATAGCAGAGCCAATTACAAAAATAAATTCAAGCAATAAAATAGATACTATAAGGATTCCTATTAATAAAATTGAAACAATTATGAATCATATAAGTGAACTTTGCTCCAATCACTCCATTATTTTTCACTGTAAAAATAATAATAAATATAACTCAAATTCATTTAATAATGCAGTTAATATTTGCAAAAAAATAATTAAAGAATTACAATCAAATGTTTTTTCCCTGCGAATGGTTCCACTCACTTCTATCTTTCAAAGACTTGAAAGAACGGCCGTCTCTTTGGCTATTCAGCAAAATAAAAAAATCGAAATAATAATGGATGGATCGCATATTGAAATTGATAAAATTATTATTGAAAAAATAATGGATCCTTTGGTCCATGTCATTCGCAATGCTGTCGATCACGCCATAGAGCATGAAGAAGAAAGAATAAAAAAATCTAAACCTTTGATCTCGAGCATTAAGATTTCAGCAATGCAAAATACAAGCCATGTGATCATAACAATTACAGACGATGGAAGAGGGATCAATGCAAAAAATGTTTTCCAAAAAGCAGTGCAGAAAAATATGGTCGCAGAAAATGCTAAACTCAGTGAACAAGAAATTTACCAGTTTCTCTTTTCTCCAGGTTTTTCAACTGCAGAAAAAATAACAGAAGTTTCTGGCCGTGGTGTTGGTTTAGATGTCGTAAAACAAGTATTACATGAGATAGGTGGCCATGTAAATATTCAAAGTCAAGTTGATATTGGTTCAAAATTTGAATTTCATTTGCCATCAAATCTTTCAATTATAGAAACTCTTATTATTAAAACTGATAATTTAAATTACGTCATTCCTATTTCTGAAATAGAAGAAGTTCTCGATTTATCTAAATTCAAAATAGATAATGTCACAAACAGTGAAAGAATGCTTTTTTTAAGAGATACACCCGTCATAATTAAAAATCTCAACAGTTATTTATTAAATCATAACAAAGAAGAATCGGATATTAAGATAAGTCATAATTCAGCAGTTTTAATTGAATTCAATAAACAGCTCTATGCATTTGAAATCGATCACATCATAGGAATTGAATCCATTGTCTTTAAAAAGAAAAGTGAAAAGCTGAATGAAATAAAATTTTTCACAGGATCGGCTGTTTTACCGAATGGAGAACCTGCTTTTATCTTAAGTCTGAAAGAATTAATTTCTCAGTTAGTTCTTCCAAATATTAGTATTATTCATAATGAAATATTTGAGAATAAAATTTGA
- a CDS encoding chemotaxis protein CheW has product MIQENDNQNLFLVFHLNNEIYGTNLMQVREVIERQTPKPVPNTIQSYLGVINVRGEIIGAIDLRLRFGYPSLGTPANNSAMIVINLPSGTLAVITDQLEGVFHLNFLENGQKPKIESSIRNDYILGMCEFKNKIITIIDLYSILNTQEITSLNQIHNESKEAI; this is encoded by the coding sequence TTGATTCAAGAAAATGACAATCAAAATCTATTTTTAGTCTTTCACTTAAATAATGAGATTTATGGCACAAACTTAATGCAAGTGCGTGAAGTTATAGAAAGACAAACTCCCAAACCCGTGCCAAATACCATTCAATCTTATCTTGGTGTTATCAATGTCAGAGGCGAGATTATTGGGGCTATTGATTTACGCTTACGCTTTGGCTACCCAAGTTTGGGCACGCCAGCAAATAATTCAGCAATGATAGTCATAAATTTACCATCTGGAACTTTAGCAGTTATAACAGATCAATTGGAAGGCGTCTTCCACCTAAATTTTTTAGAAAATGGACAAAAACCTAAAATCGAATCCTCGATCCGAAATGACTATATTCTAGGAATGTGTGAATTTAAAAATAAAATTATTACAATTATAGATCTCTATTCAATTTTAAATACACAAGAAATAACGAGCTTAAATCAAATTCATAATGAAAGTAAGGAAGCAATATGA
- a CDS encoding methyl-accepting chemotaxis protein gives MNFKKIYFSMRFKIISSLLIIIFTLCFVSIYQQLNNSKDIMKKMEYILESESLNLGNAIAAQFYERYGDVQAFAINPVFAENDRKKMQEALNQYSSLYGIYDVILYVDIHGNYIASNSLSPKGKEINNQLLKTENYAKEKWFQNVLMKKFTEDSEKKFQGTYFEGPSEDPIVSKVFGDHAYTTSFSAPVYDKSKKIIGIITNRANFSYLEDELIQVYKKLSKQGYSKADISLLDANGFVISEYDPSYNTSTEVKRDFNVLNKYNFFEQNSSQKELFNKTGMGITYSYNLKKNYDSIGGYALIDSPKWIPSIGWTVLIRSNVDFFFSHIYNLKYKFIMTVLALGLLSILIGFIIINAISNKFINISEHLKISAAKTFATANNIAISSETVANSTNDQSDAMQQSVSAMSEISSMITQTVEHVKDCSIFASTVQEKTDKGNLIMDKLTNSMESIQNANTDLQNMPNIITEVANKTSIINEIVFKTQLLSINASIEAARAGQHGKGFSVVAEEVGNLALTSGNAAKEIQILLQDSHNQVSRIIEITSKKIVDAQSVSYEAAKEFVTISQEIQSINDRLKGITLATKEQQIGVQQVVKAMSKMDQATKQNNSSAFEAKHLAKELKNEGMVVEKIMKAIQVLILGNFRFNHKTNKQTQLIDNLSESWEEQVPRNNNEVENITNSNIEVNNLIANIEKNVTKSQNDEYDKNELTAEHISFKENKHL, from the coding sequence ATGAACTTCAAAAAAATTTATTTTTCCATGCGATTTAAAATAATTTCTTCTTTACTTATAATTATATTTACTCTATGTTTTGTCTCAATTTACCAACAATTAAACAATAGCAAAGATATAATGAAAAAGATGGAGTATATTCTGGAATCAGAATCACTCAATTTAGGAAATGCAATTGCAGCTCAATTTTATGAACGCTATGGGGATGTCCAAGCTTTTGCCATCAATCCTGTCTTTGCAGAAAATGACAGAAAAAAAATGCAAGAAGCTTTAAACCAATATTCAAGTCTGTATGGAATTTATGATGTCATTTTATATGTAGATATACATGGAAATTATATTGCCTCAAACTCTTTATCACCAAAAGGTAAAGAAATTAACAATCAATTATTAAAAACTGAAAACTACGCAAAAGAAAAGTGGTTTCAAAATGTATTGATGAAGAAATTTACTGAAGATTCTGAAAAAAAATTTCAAGGCACATATTTTGAAGGACCAAGTGAAGATCCAATTGTTTCTAAAGTTTTTGGCGATCATGCATACACAACATCTTTCAGCGCTCCCGTATATGATAAATCTAAAAAAATAATTGGCATAATTACCAATCGAGCCAATTTTTCCTATTTGGAAGATGAATTAATTCAAGTTTATAAAAAACTATCTAAACAAGGATACTCCAAAGCAGATATTTCTTTGCTTGACGCGAATGGTTTTGTTATCTCTGAATATGACCCTTCTTATAATACTTCAACAGAAGTAAAAAGAGATTTTAATGTCCTTAATAAATATAACTTCTTCGAACAAAACTCAAGCCAAAAAGAACTTTTTAATAAAACAGGTATGGGCATTACATATTCTTATAATTTAAAGAAAAATTATGACTCTATTGGGGGATATGCTCTGATCGACTCCCCTAAATGGATCCCATCCATAGGCTGGACTGTGCTCATCCGCTCAAATGTAGATTTTTTCTTCAGCCATATTTATAATTTAAAATATAAATTTATTATGACAGTTCTTGCACTTGGCTTACTATCGATTTTAATCGGTTTCATTATCATCAATGCAATTAGTAATAAATTTATTAATATCAGTGAACATCTCAAAATATCTGCAGCCAAAACCTTTGCAACCGCTAATAACATCGCTATATCATCAGAAACCGTAGCAAATTCGACAAACGATCAATCCGATGCCATGCAACAAAGCGTGAGCGCAATGAGTGAAATATCAAGTATGATCACTCAAACTGTTGAGCATGTTAAAGACTGCAGTATTTTTGCTTCCACTGTGCAAGAAAAAACTGATAAAGGCAATTTAATAATGGATAAATTAACAAACTCAATGGAATCCATTCAAAATGCAAACACAGATCTACAAAATATGCCAAACATTATAACCGAGGTTGCAAATAAAACTTCAATCATTAATGAAATTGTTTTTAAAACACAGCTTTTATCTATCAATGCATCAATCGAAGCTGCCCGCGCGGGCCAACACGGAAAAGGCTTTTCTGTAGTAGCCGAAGAAGTTGGTAATTTAGCATTAACAAGCGGAAATGCTGCAAAAGAAATTCAAATTCTTCTGCAAGATAGCCACAATCAAGTTTCTCGTATTATAGAAATCACATCTAAAAAAATTGTTGATGCCCAATCTGTTTCATACGAAGCAGCAAAAGAATTTGTTACTATTTCACAGGAAATTCAAAGTATAAATGATCGTCTTAAGGGTATTACTCTAGCAACAAAAGAGCAGCAAATTGGAGTTCAACAAGTCGTGAAAGCAATGTCAAAAATGGATCAAGCTACAAAGCAAAATAATTCCTCAGCATTTGAAGCAAAGCATCTTGCTAAGGAGTTAAAAAATGAAGGTATGGTTGTTGAAAAAATTATGAAAGCGATACAAGTACTTATTCTTGGCAATTTTAGATTTAATCATAAAACAAACAAACAAACACAATTGATCGATAATCTATCGGAATCTTGGGAAGAGCAAGTGCCACGGAACAATAATGAAGTTGAAAACATAACAAATTCTAATATTGAGGTTAATAATTTAATTGCAAATATTGAGAAAAATGTCACTAAATCTCAAAATGATGAATATGATAAAAATGAATTAACTGCAGAACACATTTCATTCAAAGAAAATAAACATTTATGA
- a CDS encoding chemotaxis protein CheB, whose protein sequence is MKIELDCDEVQYLLNLTYELTGMQSNSPQIRDYILNNVSQLIYLAELSNLKEYLTLIHNSKDEYHKFLSAITVHTTGWFRETEHFTIMVDEVKNLIQKHNRKFIRVLSIPCSTGEEVYSVALILNSICENMDNIDFIIYGFDIDKNSIKKCKNAVYLKSNLNNIPYQFHKELLLGENEAKDYFALSKKIRSHCTFIEGDIRNCSFLPQIENLNPTDDQNNIFDIILCRNLFIYFDQAASENVVSTFKSIMHENSLIFLGHSEKIDAKKLNLMHIGNSIYKKNLDKNTINMEEKVECIAVYSCAEIHKIKPFTDRIQKEFKNFILINSLEELKSPQVYKKIKILIIDSEYKTQELINFLFQFIKDIKKNFILEAILYPNSKSKQSLSAFYESQIFKDFHDWRDFEAQSSKIILYLKNLFLSLEETTFDSNDSNTLTLKNQKVRKYLNSLLPQFIAIGASTGGTIALAELLKNSPQNFPPILIVQHLPHIFAQEFIDKLQQTTGLKYISPKKRPELQRGHIYLADGDNHIVVKKYGEKLQVEPDLSPAKKELRPCIDILFDSLARTNAKGIGILLTGMGDDGAQGLLKLMKNGCLTMTQDEASSVIYGMPKEADKLGASCFSGNLYEIRHILNSLKIK, encoded by the coding sequence ATGAAAATTGAGTTAGATTGCGATGAAGTTCAGTACTTATTAAATCTTACTTATGAACTAACAGGAATGCAATCCAATTCACCTCAAATCCGAGATTATATTCTAAATAACGTGAGTCAACTTATCTATCTTGCAGAACTATCAAATTTAAAAGAGTATTTAACCCTTATTCATAATAGCAAAGATGAGTATCATAAATTCTTATCTGCTATAACGGTTCACACAACAGGATGGTTTAGAGAAACCGAGCATTTCACTATTATGGTTGACGAAGTTAAAAATTTAATTCAGAAACACAATCGAAAATTCATTCGCGTTCTCTCAATTCCCTGCTCAACGGGTGAAGAAGTCTATTCCGTCGCCTTAATTCTAAACTCAATTTGTGAAAACATGGATAATATAGATTTTATCATATATGGCTTCGATATCGATAAAAATTCAATTAAAAAATGTAAAAATGCCGTGTATCTAAAGTCAAATTTAAATAATATTCCTTATCAATTTCACAAAGAACTTCTGCTTGGAGAAAATGAAGCGAAAGATTACTTTGCACTCAGTAAAAAAATCCGCTCACATTGCACCTTTATAGAAGGTGACATCAGAAATTGCAGTTTTTTACCTCAGATAGAAAACTTAAATCCCACAGATGATCAGAATAATATTTTTGATATTATTCTATGCAGAAATTTATTTATCTATTTTGATCAAGCAGCTTCAGAAAACGTAGTCTCAACGTTTAAAAGTATCATGCATGAAAACAGTCTCATTTTCCTAGGCCACAGTGAAAAAATAGATGCAAAGAAATTAAACCTTATGCACATTGGTAATTCAATATACAAGAAAAATTTAGATAAAAATACAATTAATATGGAAGAAAAAGTTGAATGCATTGCGGTTTATTCTTGCGCAGAGATCCATAAAATAAAACCATTTACAGATCGAATCCAAAAAGAGTTCAAAAATTTTATATTAATAAATTCTCTTGAAGAATTGAAAAGTCCGCAAGTGTATAAGAAGATAAAAATATTAATTATTGACAGTGAATATAAGACGCAAGAGTTAATAAATTTCTTATTTCAGTTTATAAAAGATATTAAAAAAAATTTTATTCTAGAAGCGATTCTGTATCCGAATTCTAAATCAAAACAAAGCTTAAGTGCTTTCTATGAAAGCCAAATTTTTAAAGACTTTCATGATTGGAGGGATTTCGAAGCTCAGTCATCTAAAATTATTCTTTATTTAAAGAATTTATTTTTATCTCTGGAAGAGACCACCTTTGATTCTAACGATTCAAATACATTGACTCTAAAAAATCAAAAGGTACGCAAATATTTAAATTCTTTGCTCCCCCAGTTTATTGCCATTGGCGCAAGTACAGGTGGAACAATTGCCCTTGCAGAGTTATTAAAAAATTCTCCACAAAATTTCCCGCCTATACTTATCGTTCAGCATTTACCCCACATATTTGCCCAAGAATTTATTGATAAACTTCAACAGACAACAGGATTGAAGTATATCTCTCCCAAAAAAAGACCAGAGCTACAACGCGGACACATTTATCTTGCCGATGGAGATAATCATATCGTTGTGAAAAAATATGGAGAGAAATTGCAAGTTGAACCTGATTTATCACCTGCAAAAAAAGAATTACGTCCCTGTATCGATATTTTATTCGATTCCCTTGCGCGTACAAACGCAAAAGGGATTGGCATACTTCTTACAGGAATGGGAGACGATGGTGCTCAAGGGCTTCTTAAATTAATGAAAAATGGATGCTTAACAATGACACAAGATGAAGCTTCTTCAGTTATTTATGGCATGCCAAAAGAAGCAGATAAGCTTGGCGCCAGTTGCTTTAGTGGCAATTTATATGAAATTCGTCATATTCTTAATAGTCTTAAGATAAAGTGA
- a CDS encoding FAD-binding and (Fe-S)-binding domain-containing protein: MLENIYEKKRTQLPKMFFNEIKSILPKDRIHNDPLYLNAYAHDASHYVLIPKLVLVVDDEDEVQKILRLGKKFRVPMTFRAAGSSLSGQAITDSVLLVLSWKWRKHKILNEGNEISLQPGVKGKDANLYLAKYNRKIGPDPSSIDFAKIGGIAANNASGMCCGVKNNSYHTMKSIRIILNDGTLLDTSDPESIKSFKRTHNKLLTELLQIQSSIKQNANLTKKIRAKYAIKNTVGYALNSFLDFTDPIDILAHLMIGSEGTLGFISEITYTTLHEEKYKKASLCFFKNIRFAMEAVLLLKDCETSAVEFMDNVSLNCTIEHLGEFMPKEFDPTATSALIIEIRSDSERELSRKNLDLNDIILNSPGSMGMTEFYADEKYKKILKIRKEILPIVQGNRSANAMALLEDIAFPLEKLPEAIDDLKTLFIQHNYEKTCLFGHAKDGNLHFIMELDFASKESIKNYELFMENLATLVVQKHNGSLKAEHGTGRNIAPFVALEWGEEANAIMYALKNAIDPEFILNPDVILSSDKKIHLKNLKTMQEVSNAFDKCTECGACERICPSYGLSLTPRQRIVSLRTMHELKINMQTRIFKKMQKKFKYHGSETCAASGMCAVVCPVGIDTGKVIKSWRAEQQNIFKYIFWNTLAQFHAVTNFIAKYFLKLLRKVP; this comes from the coding sequence ATGCTCGAAAATATATATGAAAAAAAAAGAACTCAATTACCCAAAATGTTCTTCAATGAAATAAAATCCATTTTACCCAAGGATAGAATTCATAACGACCCACTCTATCTCAATGCCTATGCTCACGATGCCAGTCACTATGTCCTTATTCCAAAGCTTGTTCTTGTGGTTGACGACGAAGATGAAGTGCAAAAAATATTACGGCTTGGCAAAAAATTTCGAGTCCCCATGACTTTCCGCGCTGCGGGTTCATCTCTTTCGGGCCAAGCCATCACCGATTCCGTCCTTCTCGTGCTCAGTTGGAAATGGCGCAAGCATAAAATTTTAAATGAAGGTAACGAAATTTCGTTGCAACCTGGAGTCAAAGGCAAAGACGCCAATCTCTATCTTGCAAAATACAATCGGAAAATCGGCCCCGATCCCTCGTCCATCGATTTTGCGAAAATTGGTGGTATTGCCGCGAACAATGCCAGTGGGATGTGCTGCGGAGTAAAAAATAACAGCTATCACACTATGAAATCCATCCGAATTATTTTAAATGACGGGACTCTATTAGACACTTCCGATCCAGAATCTATCAAGAGTTTTAAAAGAACACATAATAAATTATTAACTGAACTACTCCAAATACAATCTTCAATTAAGCAAAATGCTAACTTAACAAAAAAAATTCGGGCAAAATACGCGATAAAAAACACAGTCGGTTATGCCCTCAACTCCTTTCTTGACTTCACCGATCCAATCGATATTTTAGCCCATCTTATGATTGGCTCAGAAGGAACATTAGGCTTTATTTCTGAAATCACTTACACGACCCTTCATGAAGAAAAATATAAAAAAGCGTCCCTTTGTTTTTTTAAAAATATCCGCTTTGCCATGGAAGCAGTTTTACTTTTAAAAGATTGTGAAACCTCGGCCGTGGAGTTTATGGACAATGTTTCGTTAAACTGCACAATCGAGCATCTTGGGGAATTTATGCCAAAGGAGTTTGATCCCACAGCAACAAGCGCGCTTATAATTGAAATTCGTTCTGACTCAGAACGTGAGTTAAGTAGAAAAAATTTAGATCTGAATGATATTATTTTAAACAGTCCAGGCTCTATGGGAATGACAGAATTTTATGCCGATGAAAAGTATAAAAAGATTCTCAAAATTCGCAAAGAAATATTACCCATTGTCCAAGGAAATAGAAGTGCAAATGCAATGGCACTGCTCGAAGATATTGCTTTCCCACTCGAAAAACTTCCGGAAGCCATTGACGATCTCAAAACACTTTTTATCCAACACAATTATGAAAAAACCTGTTTGTTTGGCCATGCAAAAGATGGAAATTTACATTTTATTATGGAACTCGATTTTGCCAGCAAAGAAAGTATAAAAAATTACGAATTATTTATGGAAAATTTAGCCACACTGGTTGTCCAAAAACACAACGGTTCGTTAAAGGCAGAACATGGCACAGGCAGAAATATTGCCCCCTTTGTCGCATTGGAATGGGGCGAAGAGGCTAATGCCATTATGTATGCTCTCAAAAATGCTATCGACCCAGAATTTATTTTAAACCCCGATGTCATCTTATCCAGTGATAAAAAGATTCATTTAAAAAATTTAAAAACAATGCAAGAAGTAAGCAATGCTTTTGATAAATGCACAGAATGTGGAGCGTGTGAAAGAATATGCCCTTCCTATGGGTTGAGCCTGACACCGCGCCAAAGGATAGTTTCCTTACGCACTATGCATGAACTTAAAATTAATATGCAAACTAGAATTTTTAAAAAAATGCAAAAGAAATTTAAGTACCATGGTTCGGAAACATGTGCTGCGAGTGGAATGTGCGCTGTGGTTTGTCCCGTTGGGATTGACACTGGAAAAGTGATTAAAAGCTGGCGCGCAGAACAGCAAAATATTTTCAAGTATATTTTCTGGAATACACTTGCTCAATTCCACGCAGTAACAAATTTTATTGCAAAATATTTTTTAAAATTATTAAGAAAAGTTCCTTAA
- a CDS encoding (Fe-S)-binding protein, which produces MSDKKVYIFPSCASKLFDNNHKETMIYKLESILRKLNYEVIFLNLTNECCGLMYDSMGQKKIAEKKLKNIIKKINALTGNSNAPILVENSSCVLEILAYEKLEEELPNFKETIAFIHNELKNYPLKKQKITAMLHVNCSVTKLKKGGEVVSLAKRCVSEIIIPNDILCCGFAGSKGFTNPELNINALKNLREQIPESCHIGYTCLETCALGFSKHSGIPYSSIYHLLDESM; this is translated from the coding sequence ATGAGTGATAAAAAAGTTTATATTTTCCCTTCGTGCGCAAGTAAATTGTTTGATAATAATCATAAAGAAACTATGATTTACAAACTTGAATCCATTTTGCGTAAACTCAATTACGAAGTGATATTCTTAAATCTAACCAATGAATGCTGTGGTCTTATGTATGACAGTATGGGACAAAAAAAGATTGCCGAAAAAAAATTGAAAAATATTATCAAAAAAATAAACGCATTGACAGGCAATAGCAATGCCCCCATTTTAGTTGAAAATTCGAGTTGTGTGCTAGAAATTCTAGCTTATGAAAAACTGGAAGAGGAGTTACCAAATTTTAAAGAAACAATTGCGTTTATACACAATGAACTTAAAAATTATCCTCTAAAAAAGCAAAAAATAACAGCCATGCTCCATGTCAATTGCAGTGTGACCAAGTTAAAAAAAGGGGGGGAAGTTGTTTCTTTAGCTAAACGCTGTGTCTCAGAAATCATTATTCCAAACGATATTTTATGCTGTGGATTTGCTGGCAGCAAAGGCTTTACTAATCCTGAACTCAACATAAATGCTCTTAAAAACCTGCGAGAACAGATCCCAGAAAGTTGCCACATCGGTTACACATGCCTCGAGACCTGCGCTCTCGGCTTTTCAAAGCACAGCGGAATTCCCTATTCCTCTATTTATCATTTACTCGATGAAAGTATGTGA
- a CDS encoding transposase has translation MDKLAEPRRRFGYQEKRAILEEHFNLGLSLSVLSRKQQIHPVTLYSWKRSLSITESTMKSKDKEWLSARGSIYRDKSVQNIARSLGLKPCYAAPYSPFLAMEWLKHF, from the coding sequence ATGGACAAGTTAGCAGAGCCGCGTAGGCGATTCGGGTACCAAGAAAAACGTGCAATTTTGGAAGAACATTTCAATTTGGGGTTGAGTTTATCAGTACTTTCTCGTAAGCAGCAGATCCACCCTGTTACTCTGTATAGCTGGAAAAGGAGCTTAAGTATTACTGAAAGTACAATGAAATCAAAGGACAAAGAATGGCTCAGTGCTCGAGGCTCGATTTATAGAGATAAATCAGTTCAAAATATTGCGAGAAGCCTTGGTTTAAAGCCTTGCTATGCCGCTCCATACAGCCCTTTTCTAGCAATGGAATGGCTGAAGCATTTTTAG
- a CDS encoding integrase core domain-containing protein, with amino-acid sequence MAEAFLGTFKRDYVFVNDCYFADWVLEHLEKWFYDYNHYAPHSGLAMMSPVQYQNSH; translated from the coding sequence ATGGCTGAAGCATTTTTAGGCACATTTAAAAGAGATTATGTTTTTGTCAATGATTGTTATTTTGCTGATTGGGTTTTAGAGCATTTAGAAAAATGGTTTTACGATTATAATCATTACGCACCTCATTCAGGACTTGCAATGATGAGTCCAGTGCAGTATCAAAATTCACATTAA